In Pseudomonas lalkuanensis, the following are encoded in one genomic region:
- the lapD gene encoding cyclic di-GMP receptor LapD gives MSLLKQLFLAICLLLALAFAGSFLAGVESSREQLLSQLRSHAQDAATALGLSMTPHVDDPAMIELMVSSIFDSGYFASIRVVRIPDGEVIAERRTTTTSEQVPSWFAHLVNLQPQGGDALIMRGWQQAARVEVLSHPQFALAKLWDSAVGSLAWLLLCGLVSALVGAWLLRTQLRPLDNMVQQAEAISRREFLALPKVPRTPELRRVVLAMNQMVDKLRNLFAEEAARSERLREEAYQDSLTGLANRRQFDIRLANQLVPNDQNAAGYLVLLRVNDLGGLNQRLGGQRTDALIRDIGEILGNLVQKRGNPDWLASRSRGGEFALLSPGLTGEDAEQLAADLANQLENLHATGASDRSPVALLGIAAYRPGEDIQRVMSRADQALAQAAQGTDRPWVRLDDFDAAPGQSLHDWREWIDDALSKGKLRLYFQPVGLCANTAETLHQKVLARLLDPQGEAVPAGRFLPWIERLGWSARFDLAMLEHCLAHLQQTPSRIALSLSAASLRPGEHRERLLALLKSHPQQAELLTLELDERHLPPASELGQLCQAIRETGYGVGLQHFGGRFSLIGNLAHLGLAYLKIDGTYIRAIDQESDKRLFIEALFRATNSIDLPLIAEMVESQGELDVLRELGIQGAMGRLIGAPAPWHG, from the coding sequence ATGTCGTTACTCAAGCAACTGTTCCTGGCCATCTGTCTGCTGCTCGCGCTGGCCTTCGCCGGCAGCTTCCTCGCGGGTGTGGAAAGTTCCCGGGAGCAGTTGCTCAGCCAGTTGCGCTCCCACGCGCAGGACGCCGCCACCGCCCTCGGCCTGTCCATGACGCCCCACGTGGACGACCCGGCGATGATCGAGCTGATGGTCAGCTCCATCTTCGACAGCGGTTACTTCGCCAGCATCCGCGTGGTTCGCATCCCCGATGGCGAAGTGATCGCCGAACGCCGCACGACCACCACCAGTGAACAGGTGCCGAGCTGGTTCGCCCATCTGGTCAACCTGCAACCCCAGGGCGGCGACGCGCTGATCATGCGCGGCTGGCAGCAGGCCGCGCGTGTGGAGGTGCTCAGCCATCCGCAGTTCGCCCTGGCCAAACTCTGGGACAGCGCCGTAGGCAGCCTCGCCTGGCTGCTGCTCTGCGGCCTGGTCAGCGCCCTGGTCGGCGCCTGGCTGCTGCGCACGCAACTGCGCCCCCTGGACAACATGGTGCAACAGGCCGAAGCCATCAGCCGCCGCGAATTCCTCGCCCTGCCCAAGGTACCGCGCACCCCGGAACTGCGCCGCGTGGTGCTGGCCATGAACCAGATGGTGGACAAGCTGCGCAACCTCTTCGCTGAGGAGGCCGCGCGTAGCGAACGCCTGCGCGAAGAGGCGTACCAGGACAGCCTCACCGGCCTGGCCAACCGCCGCCAGTTCGATATCCGCCTCGCCAACCAACTGGTGCCCAACGACCAGAACGCCGCCGGCTACCTCGTGTTGTTGCGGGTCAACGACCTCGGCGGGCTCAACCAGCGCCTTGGCGGCCAGCGCACCGACGCACTGATCCGCGATATCGGAGAAATCCTCGGCAACCTGGTGCAGAAAAGGGGCAATCCCGACTGGCTGGCCTCGCGCAGCCGCGGCGGCGAGTTCGCCCTGCTCTCCCCCGGCCTCACCGGGGAAGACGCCGAACAACTGGCGGCCGACCTCGCCAATCAACTGGAAAACCTGCATGCCACCGGTGCCAGCGACCGCAGTCCGGTCGCCCTGCTCGGCATCGCCGCCTACCGGCCGGGCGAAGACATCCAGCGGGTCATGAGCCGCGCCGACCAGGCCCTGGCCCAGGCGGCGCAAGGCACCGACCGCCCCTGGGTGCGCCTGGACGACTTCGACGCCGCGCCGGGCCAAAGCCTGCACGACTGGCGGGAATGGATCGACGACGCCCTGAGCAAGGGCAAGCTGCGCCTCTACTTCCAGCCGGTGGGTCTCTGCGCCAACACCGCCGAAACCCTGCACCAGAAGGTACTGGCGCGCCTGCTCGACCCCCAGGGCGAAGCGGTGCCCGCCGGGCGCTTCCTGCCCTGGATCGAGCGCCTGGGCTGGTCGGCACGCTTTGACCTGGCGATGCTCGAACACTGCCTGGCACACCTGCAGCAGACGCCATCGCGCATCGCCCTCAGCCTGTCCGCCGCCAGCCTGCGCCCGGGCGAACACCGCGAGCGCCTGCTCGCCCTGCTCAAGTCCCATCCCCAGCAGGCGGAGCTGCTCACCCTGGAACTGGACGAACGCCACCTTCCGCCGGCCAGCGAACTCGGTCAGCTTTGCCAGGCGATCCGAGAAACCGGTTATGGCGTGGGCCTGCAACACTTCGGCGGACGCTTCAGCCTGATCGGCAACCTCGCCCACCTGGGCCTTGCCTACCTGAAGATCGACGGCACCTACATCCGCGCCATCGACCAGGAAAGCGACAAACGCCTGTTCATCGAAGCCCTGTTCCGCGCCACCAACAGCATCGACCTGCCGCTGATCGCGGAGATGGTGGAGTCCCAGGGCGAATTGGACGTGCTAAGGGAACTGGGCATCCAGGGCGCCATGGGCCGCCTGATCGGCGCCCCGGCGCCATGGCATGGGTGA
- a CDS encoding UPF0149 family protein — protein MSFAEQLSRLQAFLDADDLHEEALDYVATHGYLSALSICPDQVPEREWIDALFSEPPHYRSDAEREEIESTLLALKAHIARQLASDEDPELPCDLDLGEDPDDSDLRGWCIGFMEGVFLREETWFESAEEEVSELLLPIMVGSGLFDEQPEFAEIARDRNLVDEMVEQIPELLTALFLLCNAPEEKPALLKPRHH, from the coding sequence ATGTCCTTCGCTGAGCAACTGTCCCGCCTGCAAGCTTTTCTCGACGCCGATGATCTGCACGAAGAGGCTCTGGACTATGTGGCCACCCATGGCTACCTGAGTGCCTTGTCGATCTGTCCGGACCAGGTGCCCGAGCGCGAATGGATCGACGCCCTGTTCTCCGAGCCGCCGCACTACCGCAGCGACGCCGAGCGCGAAGAAATCGAATCCACCCTGCTGGCCCTCAAGGCCCACATCGCCCGTCAACTGGCCAGCGACGAAGACCCCGAGCTGCCCTGCGACCTGGACCTGGGCGAGGACCCGGACGATTCCGACCTGCGCGGCTGGTGCATCGGCTTCATGGAAGGCGTGTTCCTGCGCGAGGAAACCTGGTTCGAGAGCGCCGAAGAAGAAGTCAGCGAACTGCTGCTGCCGATCATGGTGGGCTCGGGCCTCTTCGACGAGCAGCCCGAATTCGCTGAAATCGCCAGGGACCGCAACCTGGTGGACGAAATGGTCGAGCAGATCCCCGAGCTGCTGACCGCCCTGTTCCTGCTCTGCAACGCCCCAGAAGAAAAGCCCGCGCTGCTCAAGCCCCGCCACCACTAA
- a CDS encoding YbaN family protein, which translates to MAHSDIQQQRHPALRMVLLIVGWLSVALGVIGIFVPVLPTTPFLLLAAACFVRSSRRFYLWLVEHPKLGPWIRDYLEGQGIPLKGKVYTLLLMWASITLSCFLVPLPWARGFMLTSAVLVSIYILRQKTLRSH; encoded by the coding sequence ATGGCGCACAGCGATATCCAGCAGCAGCGCCACCCGGCGCTGCGCATGGTCCTCCTGATCGTCGGCTGGCTCAGCGTCGCCCTGGGCGTGATCGGCATCTTCGTGCCGGTCCTGCCCACCACGCCCTTCCTGCTGCTCGCCGCGGCCTGTTTCGTACGCAGCTCGCGGCGTTTCTACCTCTGGCTGGTGGAACACCCGAAACTCGGCCCCTGGATACGCGACTACCTGGAAGGCCAGGGCATTCCCCTCAAGGGCAAGGTCTACACCCTGTTACTGATGTGGGCCAGTATCACCCTCTCCTGCTTCCTCGTGCCCTTGCCCTGGGCCCGTGGCTTCATGCTCACCAGCGCCGTGCTGGTCAGCATCTACATCCTTCGCCAGAAGACCCTGCGCAGCCACTGA
- a CDS encoding tryptophan synthase subunit beta translates to MVYVQRDEKGRVLRVEHEPFDNMTQSMPANDPEVRTWFASRSLHDHLMSLQHSDLELVRVIEDLVQVLVSRGVMNYTDLPAPARHKLQHRANTRSQVEDLGELVPEDFRLPY, encoded by the coding sequence ATGGTTTACGTGCAGAGAGACGAGAAGGGCAGGGTTCTGCGGGTGGAGCACGAACCCTTCGACAACATGACCCAGAGCATGCCGGCCAACGATCCGGAAGTCCGGACCTGGTTCGCCAGCCGCAGCCTGCATGATCACCTGATGTCCCTGCAGCATTCCGACCTGGAACTGGTGCGGGTCATCGAGGATCTGGTGCAGGTGCTGGTGAGTCGGGGCGTGATGAACTACACCGACCTGCCGGCACCCGCCCGCCACAAACTCCAGCACCGCGCCAACACCCGCTCCCAGGTGGAGGATCTGGGGGAACTGGTGCCGGAGGATTTCCGCTTGCCGTATTGA
- the lapG gene encoding cysteine protease LapG, which yields MRRRWAAMGLRQPSWLAWQGGCLLAGLLLCLASVLANWDFDLILQNATKRYGDLGPAKGRILAWNELIQGSIDLPESEKLTAVNRFFNRQLRFTDDIRTWRQNDYWATPVEALVKGAGDCEDYSIAKYFTLRRLGIPAEKLRITYVKALRQNQAHMVLTYYKTPTADPLVLDNLIGEIRPASQRNDLLPVYAFNAEGLYTGAKRAGDTKKLSRWQDLLKKMRAEGFAIGEG from the coding sequence ATGCGGCGGCGATGGGCGGCAATGGGACTGCGGCAACCCTCGTGGCTGGCATGGCAAGGCGGCTGCCTGCTCGCCGGCCTGCTGCTCTGCCTGGCCAGCGTGCTGGCCAACTGGGATTTCGACCTGATCCTGCAGAACGCCACCAAGCGCTATGGCGACCTCGGCCCCGCCAAGGGACGCATCCTCGCCTGGAACGAGCTGATCCAGGGCAGCATCGACCTGCCCGAAAGCGAAAAGCTTACGGCGGTCAACCGCTTCTTCAACCGCCAGCTCCGTTTCACCGACGACATCCGCACCTGGCGCCAGAACGACTACTGGGCCACGCCCGTCGAGGCGCTGGTCAAGGGCGCTGGCGATTGCGAGGACTACTCCATCGCCAAGTACTTCACCCTGCGCCGCCTCGGCATTCCCGCCGAAAAGCTGCGTATCACCTACGTCAAGGCCCTGCGCCAGAACCAGGCGCACATGGTCCTGACCTACTACAAGACGCCCACCGCCGATCCCCTGGTGCTGGACAACCTGATCGGCGAGATACGTCCGGCGTCGCAGCGCAACGACCTCTTGCCGGTGTACGCCTTCAACGCCGAAGGCCTCTACACCGGAGCCAAGCGCGCGGGGGATACCAAGAAACTGTCGCGCTGGCAGGACCTGCTGAAAAAAATGAGAGCCGAAGGCTTCGCCATTGGAGAGGGTTAG